In Deltaproteobacteria bacterium, the following are encoded in one genomic region:
- a CDS encoding tetratricopeptide repeat protein — MVAIPEKHPVIVAKGKDRVHQLAQRLGGGESSQARAIHIGKVSNPSGKSSANHANVAAALNNLALLYQSQDLHAKAEPLYREALVIFEKTLGPFHASVATSLNDLADVYEKQQR, encoded by the coding sequence CTGGTTGCGATCCCGGAAAAGCACCCGGTCATAGTAGCGAAGGGCAAGGACCGTGTCCATCAATTGGCACAACGGTTGGGCGGCGGCGAAAGTTCCCAAGCCCGGGCTATTCACATAGGGAAAGTTAGTAACCCTTCCGGAAAATCTAGCGCCAATCATGCCAACGTGGCGGCCGCGCTCAATAATCTGGCGCTGCTCTATCAGTCCCAGGATCTCCATGCCAAGGCCGAGCCGTTGTATCGCGAAGCGCTAGTTATCTTCGAGAAAACTTTAGGGCCCTTTCATGCCAGCGTCGCCACCAGCCTCAA